The segment TGGAAAGGAGTTGCGAATATCGAATATTGAACACAATCTTGCAAAAAGTCAAGAATTTAGCTAGGCTATCAACATTCAAAGCTACAGTGACTCAAGCGAAGGTCAAGGATTTTATAAGGCTTCCGGAAGTTAGTTTAAGATAACGGAGAAGATTAAGTTTAGACAGACAAAGGTGCCAAAGTTCCCAAAAATTGCCAAAGGTGCCAAAAAATTACTTGATTTGATATTTCTTAATGAAAATAGAATCATGAGTAAACGATTAGGACCTTCGTGCTGTATCAGCCACACCTCGTTTGCAGTCAATACAGGAAAATGTCTTAGAAATGCTAAGCTACCAACAACGTACTAGTCATAGCCAAGGACAAAAAACTTTCAAATTCGTCGGAGCTGCGCCGAATTGAAAATATCCACTCTGACCGCATCgccaaaaaaactcaaaaaacagTTGGAAATGAgaaacaatttaaaacaaattggcGTTCTACATCAAACACGAAGCCGCCAGCGGTATCTGATCTGTTTTGATGCGGAAATTTGATGAAAGCTGTAAAACTTAGAGCCTGACTGTTTGGATCATTTGGATAGTTGGAATTTGTCTATATTTTGTAGTCATAGAACTTCAAAAAGATATAATGTTTGATCATTTATATAATAGCATATAATAGCAACTACGTAAAACTACTCTCAACGTGGTGGTGATCGCTCACCTCGGCTTCTTAAAACACACTTAGTTCAAGCCTGATATAAAAGAAAATGTAGGTATCTGTCGCTTTTCCTATTCTCCAAAGCCATCAAGTGATTGAACGTCGAACGAACGAATCTTCTTCAATAAAAGACCATTCAAAAGACGTACGGGTTCGTTAACGGATGCCCATTACAATGAATTGCATTGTTATTCTCGAGACAACGTCACCGCACCCACCACAATGTGACCaggaaaaatatgattttatcTCCAGCAAGTAATCGAATGACAATCTCACATCATAGGCTCGTCGGCAATATTCTCACGGGAAAAGGGACATCCCGGCCGATGCAATATATAACAATCAAAATGACAAACGGGTACGAAAcagacacacacccacacatttcacaaagaatgataaattgttcattttactcgATTTTTCCGCACCGCTGAATGTGCGCAACCGTTTCCACTAAACTCCCGTTTATTGATGGGCCAGATCAATGCCACCCGAAGAGTACTTACAGCCAGTGCTGTCGTACGTTAGTAGCAACGATTCAACGTAATAGTGAATGAATCCCTTTTCTAAGTTCGTGCTTTAGGCTTTTCTCTTCGACGGATCAGTTTCGTTATTATGTTTTTTTGCTTTCGCTTTTCTTTCTCAGGAAACGACAACCATACGTTAGCGAGACGTGTTCAGAATTAAACCGTAATCCATTAAtatatttgctttattagtatTTTGCCCACCACCCTGGTCATTTTTGTACAGTCATTTTGTGCGAGCATCCAAGAGCAGCCTTATCAATAATCATAGTCCTTCTGTTCTGATCCCAAAATTCAGCTAACTTATTCATACCAGCCATGAACTCTGGCACGGATCGGAATTCGGAATATGTTGTATGGAATTTAATGAATCGTACTAAACGTGTGTCGGAAAATTGTAGCTTAAATTATCTGACACAAAAACATCGTTACGATGAATGACTTAAAATTATGAGGCTTGCGAGTTCGTGGCATGAATGATAGCTTacacaaatttcaaataaaaaatataaaatttatttcatcTTTCCGAAATCCAAAATAATCACAATTTTATCACAACATCAATTCACTCAACCCCAGTATGGTTTCTTGCCGTAGTGGTGATCCTTCACGTACACCGTCGGCTGTTCAACGTAGACGGGCTGTTTCACGTAAACCGGATAGGGTTTCTCGACATGCACCGGGTAGGGCTTGGCAACCTCAACCACTTCCTTTTGGTAGACCGGCACTTTCACCTGCACTGGATACGGGACCGGGCGATCAACCGGTACGTGAACCTTCTTCTCGACGTAGACGGGAACTTTCTTCTCGACCAGCACAGGGACCTGTTTTTCCACATGCACCGGAACGGGAACCTTAACGGCAACCGGAACGTGTTTCTCCACCTCCACCGGGTACGGAACGTGAACGTTCTTCTGGACGGTCACGTGTTTGGTTACGTGCTTGTCGGTCCATCCATCGTAGAGCGGTTCCTCGTAGCCGAAGTTATGACCGATGTCAACCAGTCCtcgcttttccttcttttccgaTTCTTCGGCCGGGGCAGAAGCCACCAGGGCAATTGCCACCGAGAGCACAATGAAGACCTAAAATAAAACACTTGGTGAATTCGGCGACAAATGTTGAACCAATTTATGTTACCTTCATTTTCTTCGATATCAACTGATTTGGATGCGTAACGCTTGATGGAACTCAGACGACTGATGCCGTAGCGATGGTCTGCTAGCACTTTTTATAGGTGCCACAAGTTCATCAACGATTCCAAGACGGCGTACGATGGGCAGTCAACCGCCTAAAATGTATCAGCGGtttgtttgtaaaattttcatttttttctgttagGGACGTACAAACAAacgggaaattaaataaaaaacccAAGTTAACTATTTTAGTACCATCGGCTTCGGTTTGATTGAATGCACTAAGGAATTCCAAGGTCACCAACCAACGGTTGGTTTCGTAGCTTCCTCATTCTCTGAACGTAGATCCGGCTTTAGTTCCAAAGGCAAAGGATTGTGGAGTGGTTATATTTTTACTCTCACTGCTATATTAAATTGTAGAAAAAGTGTTATATAATGACAGGTGATAATAATGCTCAGTGcaaagtttttctattttatacctCGAAACTGAATCTACAGGGCAGGTTGTCTCTAACATGAATGAATACCTTGAAACAAGTAACGTAAATATATTACATGGTAGAACTGTCCGTTGGTAAAAGACTGTAGACACTATCCGCATGTGCTGTTATTTATGCATTATGAATCTCGTCGTTAGTGCATTAGTGTGCCGGTATGAATCTCTTTCTTAAATCAGTATTCTGGGATGAATTAATTCATGTTTGTGGAGAACTCTCCTTGCCCAAAACTTCTAAAAAAAGGCATTGAAAAAATTAGCCTAATAAAAACTGTGGCATCGAAAGCCATGTACCTGGAAGTCAATAGGAAGTAGAAAAGATTAAATAAGTGACTATTTCATGTTCACCTGAATCGCTTACAATGGACACTCAAATCTGAACCAAAAAGGTTCGATCATTGAAACAAGGTGTATCTTCTTACATCCATGTGGACATAGAGGCGCGGACAATAGATCAAATAGCACTTCTCTTGCATCAATAGTCGATTTCCAATTGGCCACTGTTGTTTCTCTAGCTGGTAGTAGTCAATTATCAAGAAATTGCTGCCTAATGTGCCTTTTGAAAAAAACCTTTTGATCTAATTACTCTTGAATTTGTGATGCAAAAAGGCTCGCCATACAACTCGTTAGATCAACATGGTTTCAACAAGCTTGTGGCATTAATTTCTTTTGTCATTCGCCTTATGGAGAATGCCATTTATACTGATCCGTCGGCAGCATTTGAGAAAAAGGACCACGAAATCGCACGAAATATTCAAATCTTtacaccgcgttatacaaatctttactgtagaacagggcggggcataagtgcgatgttttaaATTGTCTTCAATTTGTatgagactagctgacccgacaaacttcgtattcccacaaattaaactgtgttgtacataaatcgtgaatctcggatgacctttgtcacaatcttgagttttgcaagtttctggggagttcatgggtgttttaatatacaaaaattcctcacagtaaagtagaaaacaactcctcccattgcttagcctgataaaataaagcggatagcatttaaatattcgccatcattacaaaccatttcgccgaataccattttgcggaacaccaattctcggttgaccataacgcggaatatagagtttcgcagaataccatttcgcgaaaaactacgcgggatgtaccatttaacggaaaatcttttcgtagaaagtaccatttcgcaggggtgacccatctgaaggaaagtaatagaggtcagtagatctaggaaaataaataaacctagatagaagtGATCGCATCGGGGGCAGTGcccggcgcttccgatggcaaGTCGCCgggaacactcgcggcctgtggccgtctcgcgcagaattatctaatgttactattgatagtttttggtggtcttgttattgattaatgttttatgaaagagtgtaaaatttctcgagttcgattagtttgagttacgcaaaaatgtctgttttatttgtatgagagtcctcccacaggggtgaggggtctcaaaccatcattaaaaaaattcctgcccttaaaaccccccacatgccaaatttggttccatttgcttgcttagttctcgagttatgaggaaatttgtatttcatttgtatgggagccccccctcctaaagtggggaggggtctcaattcaccatagaaaaaattcttgtctccaaaaacacccacatgtaaaatgttgttccatttgtttgattagttctcgagttatgcagaaatttgtgtttcatttgtatggaagccccccttcttagtggggggagggatctctaaccatcattccctggtcccaaaaacccctatatgcaaattttcactccgatcggttcagtagttttcgattctataaggaacatacggacagacagacagaaatccatttttataggtatagataagtaagcacaacaataaaatatatttcatattgatgcaataactgaatatcttcacattcaactataaatcacctGGGGTAACAGTACtttccaaaataaattcttcatttttctgatcaagtgccgaatcgcacttttaccccactagtggggcaaaagtgcgaataccacggggcaaaagtacgaagcttgaatccatgaaattaatacaccagtagctaacaaaaccatagtATCTTCAATATTCGACatttttcggtaaggaatattctcagttagcacctttcctattttctgcTGGCGTTCTGCAGCCACCGTCAGATCGAAGCTCtaccaaacgtttttttttgtttcaccagcgAATAGACACTGTTTTCCTTAGGCCAGCATCTCTAGAGAACAgggttttctgcagatcttccatttctagtatctgtaatatagtgcctaacaCTGTATATAGTTACCAATACATTTTTGCTtcatccatgaatcgcacttttgccccgtccgtgaattgcatttttgccccgctaagcgcttgacggggtttgatcaaattatggaaaagcgtaatatattttgtaaattcttctcaccgcattttcaaaagagaCACGTGGTGGATGTAAAATGCTGCTACAATTTATCAACAAGTAGTATGCTCCTGTTCATATCGTATTTACCGcttaacgaaatattacatcaaacccactcaaaaataatatttacacATAACTCAACAACCATGCTTcttaaacaacaaatgtttacgatacattcaagctatcaaagtagtcacccatccatgccaacgtagtcaatttacttggaatctgcactgataaatcaatGAAGCGCATTTTTACCCCCATCGCACGTTGGCCCCTCCTTAATCTACTCATTTTTTCTGCGAGGTCATATTGCCGTTTtctaagcattttttttttggtcgccaaacaacaattcattaaggggacataaacgactaaaatttttgaaaaagtcatatattttttatatcagattttgattctgcagtcttttccgcttattttgatactaattttgtaatgatccgaccacgggaagtggccgaaaaacaatCGAAAACATAAGTATTCCAGTGCAGCGTGGAACAACCTAGTAGGAATAAAACGCCGTTCCTGTGAagccacgattttcaaactttatgtacctttttctaagaaactacacaacgtatcggAACAAACTCTTTTTGGTTCGGTCGGTAGAAGCTTggcagacttttataacttttgagccttgtaaacgaaacacagccagaggaaaaggagaaagaaaacaaattttaattttttcagccatctttttttcttctttttcttttgacgtaggactacgtcttccaaaaaatcgaaaaatgcgagcgtcacgaaaaatgaaaggttttgagcgctaatagctctgcggttttccgatcgatttttaatatccttacaccaatcgatcggaaaatcttctaagaattgacccaaatgaagaaaagtatggattcttgatgacgaactattgaaaaattgaaaataatgaacctatgttttaccagaattctcgcttcgtgattggttggaagattctttacgatgatctaaacttataccaatttgacatctgtgcttgggaagaaagccaaagcaagtgaccaagttccctgatttcaacaagatttctaaacaccgcggttcaacctagaccattttgatgtccttgcttgggaagtacgccagagagagtgacaaagccccctcgtgccaacagatttcttacgaacgcgattaaacctagtccaatttgatgtctgtgttagtgaagtgtgacagaaaaaatgacacaagttcgtcgttacaacagatcgcaaattctttactgcgagacgattaaacctcggcgaacttgatatctgtgttggaaaaatgtgccacagctgtaatgttcagttataatacgactctgtatgaatacgcatgcttgccgtttcattacaagtgtagtgaaaagatgtgctgttgataaaataggattaaattggtaaaatcccttcaacgtgggaaaccatggataataaaaacaatctttaatttcagtaaggtagcaggaaagcaatagtttgtgttcttgatgtcgttaaattgttttcaaatgcacaatcttttgagaattactTTTTTGAgaatactttgataaatgttacatacaacgcatgtagcatgtatatatgttgcatatagcatgtatacatgaagaatcgaatgatttcaaGCATGattacatgccactatcactacaaagagacttacgtagtcctgcgtcacctatatatgcggtcgtgtcttgtacacaacccgtctgattttttctcaagctgtgtttagttaacaaagctcaaaagttataaaagtctttgccaagcttctaccaacaaaaaacaaaaaaaagtttattccgatacgttgtgtagtttttgagaaaaaggtacataaagtttgaaaatcttggtttttcaggagcggcgcacagtgggacggcttcaaaaataggcggtcatcagcttttgcggcgaaactattaagttttccgcattagtgtcttcgcaaaagtttcttggtttttaatgtatttttttgtcAGATAAAAGAAAATTACATTAAGAgggtgggtcaataaatagagaaattaacttttttattttaggtccaaaataaacagtgcctaaggaaaagtggtagaggacattatttaaagagtatttggtgaaggaagaaagtttctatctcttaagggaaaaaagatattgagctacacaataacaaaccaccttaatatcagttttcttaatttttcttgcttatttccgtttctacgtatttttgctgttcagcaaagtttaagatatagtaaaaatacatctttttgctgaagagtgcgtagctctaaccttatgggattttgagctgttacagtttttatataattttctagtcaattttaaggtgatttatttcaaaaaggcgcaagtataCGCAGCCAACCTCAGCGACTTTAAGTGTTGTGATATAGTGGCTTTCGTTTCAtgtatatgtcacggtggaacatttgagtaaactgcgactaaaaatatcgcgttttacgccagaaaaattacataaaataacgtaatagaccaatacaaatggtttaccccatttaaaataaaaataaatttaataacatacgatttaaaaattcaatgatgctatatttctaaataactgttcatttcttcatcgttagcttcggagGAGTCAAGAGTACCGTTTCCTGAAAAATCTGGTTCACGCAATAACTTCAATGCTGCTTCAAAATATTCAAGGTGAATATTAGTCATCATATATGTTGTATTTTGTTCCGAATTGCATACGTTTATGTTCACAGAGTATCTACAAATCAAAATATATTTAACAGCTCAATGCTATCATCTGATCCGATAGTTTCAACAGTAGGTAAGAACACAAAACGGAAAAATACCatttatagcgaatttgtttattcaatccgggttggaactggataaattttatcttcagataggagcaaatgaacacaaaaaattcatccggtttcaatccggattgaataaacaaattcgctattagtgAAGCAGCACTGAAGTTATTGCATGAACCAAAGAGTACCGGAAAACGGTACTCTTGACTCCTAAgaagctaacgatgaagaaatgaacagatatttttaaatatagcatcattgagttttttgatcatatattattaaatttatttttgtttcaaatgggtttataccatttgtattgggctattatgttattttatgtaatatTCCAGGCGtaaaacgcgatatttttagtcgcagtttgctcaaatgttccaccgtgttccACCGTGTCATATACATGAAATGAAAGCCACTACATCATAACACTTAAAGTCgctgagattggctgcgcatacttgcgcctttttgaaataaatcaccttaaaattgactagaaaattatataaaaactgtaacagctcaaaatcccataaggttagagctacgctctcttcagcaaaaagatgcatttttactatatcttaaacttCGCTGAACATCAAAAGTACGTAGAAACGGAAATaagcatgaaaaattgagaaaactgATATcaagggggtttgttattgtgttgctcaatatcttttttcccttaaggaatagaaacttttttccttcaccaaatagtctttaaataatgtcctctaccacttttccttaggcactgtttattttggacctaaaataaaaaagttaatttctctatttattgacccaccctcttaatgtaatttttttttatctaacaaaacaACACATGAAAAACCAAGAATTTTTTGTGAAAACACTAATGCGGAATACTGaatagtttcgccgcaaaagctgatgtccacctatttttgaagccgtcccactgtgcggcgttttattcctactaggttgttccacgctgcattggaatgcttatgtgttcgattgtttttcggccacttcccgtggtcggatcattacaaaattagtatcaaaataagcggaaaagactgcagaattaaaatctgtaataaaaaaattatgactTTGAGCCAAAGTACCTACCTAACCTAACTTACCtattcatgcagttttgttgaaataaatagtgaaatgtgtaagtcggtcatttgggggtaaaaccgcccacaacgaacgacACAAGACCGTCGTGCATAATGCTTGTGCGATacggagatttttaaaataattgcatagtttggatcaaagaatctcagatttacataaaacaatgtaaaagtgcttaacttgtagctggtagactttttgaaaaaaatttaaattgctaattttccctgcgggcgctatggacattttcttgttttctcggatatagcttttttcaattattcgtccctcttggaacaaatatcatggaataaacattttttatgaaaacatagcaaattttcttagcaatgcaaaaataacaTGTATCTgttttatcaatcagaacaatttgaaatgtcaaaaaattacccaccggatcaattgcaggaactttaatacccatattgttatattttatcttagatcctctctagtccttaaagattgactccaggatgcttaacctgatccatcttgttgtctaaggaaactacacgatatcaatttcaagactgttggtacctatcTTACTGATATACTTttaatacgagtggttgccggacactctttcgaaattgcgGATCTCGGGGatccatgtattgtttgatggcaaactgattcaatttgtttaaattagatagattcacgaatccaatgccaccagtttcgttcaaatcggttgaatattgttaaagttatacgctatggcggttttaccccgttagtgggcgtgtttcaccccgcatggaaaaaatactctattttttggacgtgttttcaaatcgtaataaaaaatagaaaatcattacaaatatttatgattgtattttttacatgtaggtaatagatcaattgttcatttaaagcagataaattagaaattgagccacaacttttttttacacaggtggttttgcttaagtgggcggtcttgccccgcctacccttataatataataggcccaaaaactaaagttttggttCGCATTACGGATACCAATGTAATTTTTGTTCGTTTCCCGCTAAACACAATTTGTGATTacgaagttgctcataattgtttggtttttgtgcgacaaaagagaaggaagtatttttatttttgttttcccgCAACTTTTGACAACGCGCCATAGGACTTCGTGTGAGTGAGAACAGTCTTAAAATcgcttttagtatcgtagtcgcgaatagtTGCTTGTGTTTAGATAACGCCCACTGATGTTCCAtgaaacatctgtgtaacaattggctgtacataggctccacctcttgcgctttttcagtcacataacagttcaataatattatatttgaatgtttaaaatatagttgcgaaacccttcatgcaacatatggtgctgcttgggtcgGCGAGTTGTGTATCAAATGtatattctcatcgaaagttATCCTGCTCGCTCCTGTGAGGAAACATTTGTTTGTCCCTTTATTTTCTGGTTGCTACGTACTTACtgtactttttcggcgacaatccgcttatcgaatccatgccgaattcaggagccgtctccacattactcggtcttgggctgccactctccagtcgcccctaaacacccgctgttctagtatcctcgtcaacagcgctcatccaacgggtacggggtctgtctcgaagtcgtcggcctctgtcgggttctctgctaaatattgtttttattggtatatttcatgattcatgcgcctgcgccacactccttcgtctaatatgccgccaagccagatcgcaggatcttatgctcgaaaacgccaagagctcgtcggtcgctttcTTTCAACGTTCACGTTTCGtggccaccgggagaattatcgtcttatagagcgcgagttttgtacagagttgtaggctacgggacctcagctggctacgtaatccatagaaggccctgttggcagccgctatccgcctttttactttacGGCTcatatcgttgtcacatgtcacttacgtaccaaggtaaacaaattcgttgacCACtacaaaagtatctccatctatcaccaccgcaattCCAACAcctgaagggctaccacgctctctaccagccacaatatactttgttttggtagaatttatgataagccctatcctcacaGCTtactccttaagatgcgtgtacgcttctttcACAGctttacggttaacaccgatgagatcgatgtcgtccgcgccggcccttcgaatagcaccctccaatgcaatgttgaacagcaagttcgatagtccgtcaccttgctttaaaccatctaacgtcacaaacgagtccgatgtctcatccgctatcctgacgcttgattttgaaccatcaagggtagcacgtatcagcctaatcagttatgttggaaaaccatgttcaagcataatctgctacagttcgtttcgtttaactgaatcgtacgctgccttgaagtctataaacaaatgatgagtctgcaagttgaattcccggaatttatcgaggatctgtcgcaaggtgaacatttggtccgtcgtggagcgtccctctcgaaaaccgcactggtattcgccaacaaaggtttcctgcaacggcctcagtctgagaaataggatgcgggagagaattttatgtgcagaattgaggagagtaatgtctcgataattgctgcattcgagtcgttGGCCCTTTTTGTAATGAGACGGATGTTTAGCAAAGCAATGCATATTTCTGGTAAATGCGTCAGTGCTTGAACTTCTTTATAGTTCCTCACAAAATTCAAAGTTTAACGTATCTCCGAAACCACCCATCTATTAAATGTCTAAAGCACAGGTTTTTGCTCTTCCATAATAAATGCACCTCGGTTGATTCTATCCCCCCCTCTCCTTGACGAATGCTCGCTCGTCGATCAACCGTCGTAATTTGCAGGTAATTGCAAAATAGTGTCATGGGATCACCGCATTTCCCGATGCACACGATGCGAGCCAGCATCGTATAATCATAAAATATGCAGCAGCTGAAGTAACTGCTGATGGCACACCGGGAGGCGACAGCAATGGGGTGCAAAAGCGTTCTGGAAAAATCTTGATAGAAATCCTCCAGTTAGTGGCGTTTCCTCCCCCGCCACTGCTGCTGCGGTGTTCGCCCGAGCCAAGCACTAAagagggcaaaaatattatgTGCAGTCACATCACATCGATCTGAAAAACACTTGAGCTATCaccggcagaacatctgtggcgcgGCCAGCCTTAGAGCTATGGGGCTCTTCTCCGCATGCACTCGGTATCCCGCGGGGGGCTTGGGCGGAGTTTTTCCTCCGAGATAAACAGGCTGCTGAGGTAGTGTGTAGTGAGAATCCTTGTCTGATTCTGTGCACATCAGGTGAGTGAAGACGGCGAATGAGCTTGCAGACTGTTTGGTGAAAAATTGTCATTAATCACAGTGCGtagtaaaaattg is part of the Sabethes cyaneus chromosome 2, idSabCyanKW18_F2, whole genome shotgun sequence genome and harbors:
- the LOC128735246 gene encoding uncharacterized protein LOC128735246 encodes the protein MKVFIVLSVAIALVASAPAEESEKKEKRGLVDIGHNFGYEEPLYDGWTDKHVTKHVTVQKNVHVPYPVEVEKHVPVAVKVPVPVHVEKQVPVLVEKKVPVYVEKKVHVPVDRPVPYPVQVKVPVYQKEVVEVAKPYPVHVEKPYPVYVKQPVYVEQPTVYVKDHHYGKKPYWG